A single genomic interval of Portunus trituberculatus isolate SZX2019 chromosome 41, ASM1759143v1, whole genome shotgun sequence harbors:
- the LOC123516773 gene encoding uncharacterized protein LOC123516773 — MSSPPADNPSRPFESVSADFFTVAGKSFLVTADRLLGWPVVVPCGADTTATRTIQMFCRYFREVGVPLRLRTDGGPQFASADFQNFMERWGVHHIVTSPHYPQSNGHAEAAVKSVKHLILKTAPSGNIGTEEFARGLLELRNSPNYTGRSPSQHLYGHPLRSCVPAHPESFSADWQTKTEECDRRAAARAEQVQAHYDQHARPLPQAVHWSHSPHPGPCVSPLG, encoded by the coding sequence ATGTCAAGTCCTCCAGCCGACAACCCATCCAGGCCCTTTGAGTCCGTCTCTGCAGACTTCTTCACAGTCGCTGGCAAGTCCTTTCTTGTCACTGCGGACAGACTCTTGGGATGGCCTGTGGTCGTCCCATGTGGTGCggacaccacagccacacgcaCCATCCAGATGTTCTGCCGCTATTTCCGGGAAGTGGGTGTCCCCCTCCGTCTCCGAACTGATGGCGGGCCCCAGTTTGCCAGTGCAGACTTCCAGAACTTCATGGAACGCTGGGGTGTTCACCACATAGTGACTTCGCCGCACTATCCCCAGTCTAATGGCCATGCTGAGGCGGCTGTCAAGTCGGTGAAGCATCTCATCTTGAAGACAGCCCCCTCCGGCAACATTGGTACGGAGGAGTTTGCCAGAGGTCTCCTGGAGCTGCGTAACTCTCCCAACTATACAGGACGGTCCCCTTCGCAACACCTCTATGGCCACCCTCTTCGGTCCTGCGTCCCTGCCCACCCAGAGTCCTTCTCCGCAGACTGGCAGACCAAGACGGAGGAATGCGACCGCCGCGCTGCCGCCCGAGCTGAACAGGTGCAGGCTCACTATGACCAGCACGCCAGGCCCCTCCCCCAAGCTGTGCATTGGAGCCACAGTCCGCATCCAGGACCCTGTGTCTCTCCGCTGGGATAA